Proteins from a genomic interval of Nerophis lumbriciformis linkage group LG01, RoL_Nlum_v2.1, whole genome shotgun sequence:
- the LOC133570136 gene encoding uncharacterized protein isoform X1, with protein sequence MCERAIAEYEEDLSPTKEENKRQHQLLDAVYKLKVVLHKTDQQPPHIKEEEPQPPHIKEEEEEPKSPHIKEEEEEVWITQEGECLLGQEEADLTRFPLTVVSVKTEDHEDKPPESSHLHHSPNISEEHILPGQRDWISRMEQEPQLPYVKEDEDSQPPPIKEEEEEESQHPHIKEEVEEHSDYLEGLEEVDVTKMPLTGAIVKSENDEVKGESEEKREAEPPSSSSTQHMTTEADGDHCGGSQADKILAPLSDSDDTTSHSPDTDDGDSKDDKTCHTDNTHLTCSHCDKTFSYQSKLKRHMRTHTGEKPFTCSVCGKRFAQKNVLKDHMQIHTGEKPFSCSVCGKGFARRQGLKVHMRTHTGEKHFSCSICGKSFMQNQYLKEHLKTHTGEKTYSCSRCNKSFYYQSAFIRHMRTHSGEKMLSCSICGKGYIHNQSLKEHLKTHTGEKIYSCSSCNKSFYYLSAFIRHMKTHTEKKAFSCSICGKCYKQNQCLKVHTRTHFRENNCSCSICGKCFTQSSELKVHVRIHTGEKPFMCSICSKRFTQKANLIMHTRIHTGEKPYICSKCGKAFTQRHCLKAHTRIHTGEKVLSCSVCGERFSSKYQCKKHKCAGENSSSK encoded by the exons atgtgtgaaaGAGCGATAGCAGAGTATGAGGAGGACCTttctccaacaaaagaggagaacaagagacaacatcaactactggacgctgtttacAAACTTAAAGTTGTGTTACAcaaaacag accagcagcccccccacattaaagaggaagagccaCAGCCCccacacattaaagaggaagaggaagagccaAAGTCTCCAcatattaaagaggaagaggaggaagtgtggatcactcaggagggagagtgtcttctagggcaggaggaggctgatctcaccagGTTTCCGCTGaccgttgtctctgtgaagactgaagaccatgaagacaaaccacctgagtcctcacaccttcatcacagtccaa ATATCAGTGAAGAACATATTCTCCCCGGGCAGCGGGACTGGATCTCCAGGATGGAGCAGGAGCCACAGCTACCCTATGTTAAAGAGGACGAGGACTCACAACCGCCCCCCAttaaagaagaggaagaggaggagtcaCAGCACccgcacattaaagaggaagtagAAGAACACAGCGACtatcttgaaggactggaggaggttgatgtcaccaagatgccatTGACTGGTGCGATTGTGAAGAGTGaaaatgatgaggtcaaaggtgaaagtgaggagaagagagaggcagagcctccaagcagcagctcaactcaacacatgacaacagaagctgatggagaccactgtggaggatcacaagcagacaagatcttagctccactatcagatagtgacgacacaacgtctcactctcctgacactgatgatggagactctaaagatgataagacatgtcacactgacaacacacacttaacatgttctcactgtgacaaaacttttagtTACCAGAGTAaactgaaaagacacatgagaacacacactggagaaaaaccttttacctgctcagtttgcggtaaaaggtttgcacaaaaaaatgtgttgaaaGATCATATGCAaatacacacaggagaaaaacctttttcctgttcagtaTGCGGTAAAGGTTTTGCACGAAGACAGGGTTTGaaagtgcacatgagaacacacactggagaaaaacatttttcttgttcaatctgtggtaaaagttttatGCAAAATCAGTATTTGAAAGAACACTTGAAAACACACACCGGGGAAAAAACCTATTCCTGTTCAAGGTGCAACAAAAGCTTTTATTACCAATCAGCATTcataagacacatgagaacacactctggagaaaaaatgttgtcttgttcaatctgtggtaaaggttataTACACAATCAGTCTTTGAAAGAACACTTGAaaacacacaccggagaaaaaatCTATTCCTGTTCAAGCTGCAACAAAAGTTTTTATTACCTATCAGCATTTATaagacacatgaaaacacacactgaaaaaaaagctttttcttgttcaatctgtggtaaatgtTATAAACAAAATCAGTGTTTGAAAGTACACACAAGAACACACTTTCGAGAAAACAATtgttcttgttcaatctgtggcaaATGTTTTACACAAAGTAGTGAGTTGAAAGTACACgtaagaatacacactggagaaaaaccattcatgtgctcaaTTTGTAGTAAAAGATTCACCCAGAAGGCAAATTTGATCATGCACacaagaatacacactggtgaaaaaccttataTATGTTCAAAATGTGGTAAAGCTTTTACACAAAGGCACTGTTTGAAAGCACACACAAGaatacacacaggagagaaagtgttgagttgcagtgtgtgtggtgaaagattctcttctaagtaccagtgtaagaaacacaagtgtgctggtgagaacagcagcagcaaatga
- the LOC133570136 gene encoding uncharacterized protein isoform X2, translating into MCERAIAEYEEDLSPTKEENKRQHQLLDAVYKLKVVLHKTDQQPPHIKEEEPQPPHIKEEEEEPKSPHIKEEEEEVWITQEGECLLGQEEADLTRFPLTVVSVKTEDHEDKPPESSHLHHSPISPV; encoded by the exons atgtgtgaaaGAGCGATAGCAGAGTATGAGGAGGACCTttctccaacaaaagaggagaacaagagacaacatcaactactggacgctgtttacAAACTTAAAGTTGTGTTACAcaaaacag accagcagcccccccacattaaagaggaagagccaCAGCCCccacacattaaagaggaagaggaagagccaAAGTCTCCAcatattaaagaggaagaggaggaagtgtggatcactcaggagggagagtgtcttctagggcaggaggaggctgatctcaccagGTTTCCGCTGaccgttgtctctgtgaagactgaagaccatgaagacaaaccacctgagtcctcacaccttcatcacagtccaa tttcacctgtataa